The region CGCCGATGTTGGAGTTCTCGCCGATGGTGGCGTCGCCGATGTAGCTCAGGTGCGGGACCTTGCTGCCGGAGCCGATGTCGGAGTTCTTGACCTCGACGAAGGTGCCGATCTTGCCGTTCGCGCCCAGCCGGGTGCCCGGCCGCAGGTACGCGAACGGGCCGACGGACGCGCCCGCGCCGATCTCCGCGCCGGTCCCGTGGGTGCGCACGACCGACGCGCCCGCACCGATCGAGCACGCGGACAGCGTGGTGTCCGGGCCGACCACCGCGCCCTCGCCGACCACCGTGCCGTCGCGCAGCTGGACGCCCGGCTCGACCAGGACGTCCCGGCCGAGCCGCACGTCAGCGTCGAGCCACGTGGTGGCCGGGTCGACCACCGTCACGCCCTCGCGCATCCACCGCTCGACGATCCGGCGGTTGAGCTCCGCGCCGAGCCGGGCGAGCTGGACCCGGTCGTTCACGCCCTCCACCAGCCACGGGTCGGGCGTCACGACCGCGCCCACCCGCAGCCCGTCGGCGCGCGCGATGGCGAGCACGTCGGTCAGGTACAGCTCGCCCTGGGCGTTGTCGGTCGAGATGCGCGCGAGCGCGTCGCGCAGCACCGCCGCGTCGAACGCGTACACGCCCGAGTTGATCTCGGTGATGGCCCGCTCGTCCGGCGAGGCGTCCTTTTGTTCGACGATCTTCTCGACCTCGCCGGTGGCCGAGCGCACGATCCGCCCGTAGCCGGTGGGGTCGGGCACCACGGCGGTGAGCACGCTCACCGCGTTGCCCGCGGCGGCGTGCCGGACCAGCAGGTCCCGCAACGTCGCCGCGTCCAGCAGCGGCGCGTCGCCGTAGGTCACGACGACCGTGCCGCCGAGGTCGGCGGGCAGTTCGGCGAGGCCGCAGCCCACCGCGTGCCCGGTGCCCTTCTGCTCGTCCTGCACCGCGATGGTGACCTTGCGGTCCAGCGCGGTGGACAGGCCGTCGAGGTGTCGGCCCACCGCGTCGCGGCCGTGCCCGACGACGACGGCCAGGTGATCCGGATCTGTCCCCGCGGCGGCGCGGACGGCGTGCTCCACGAGGGAGCGACCCGCGATCCGGTGCAACACCTTGGGGGTGGCTGAGCGCATGCGGGTGCCTTCACCCGCTGCGAGGACGATCGTGCTGACCGGGGTGGGGACACCCTCTAGCATCAGCGCTCTCCCTAGCTGACCGAAGTGCGTGCGTGCCAGCGGGAAAGCCCGGCTCCCGCCAGGTGCTGATACTAAGCGTCCGAGGACGGCTCGCCTTCCACGGCCGCAACCCGGCAGCCACCTCTGCGCTTTGCCACGTACATCGCCGAGTCGGCTCGGGCGAGGGCCCGGTTGGCCGATTCCCGGGGGCGCACGGAGATCACCCCGACCGACAGCGTGACCCCCCGGGACAGGTCGATTGGCAAGTCCGCCACCGCATCCACCGCCCGGCCCAGCGCCGCTTCGGCGGCGTGCAGGGGCGCCCCGGGCAGCAGCACGACGAACTCGTCGCCGCCGTAGCGGGCCACCAGGTCGTCGCCCCGCAGCGCCTGCCGGAGTGTGCTCGCAATCACGCGCAGGACGTCGTCGCCCTCGGCGTGCGAGTGCTTGTCGTTGACCACCTTGAACCCGTCGAGGTCGACCAGCGCGATCGCCATCGGGTGGGTCTGGGCGCCGATCAGCGCGGCGAGGCGGTCGTCGAGCGCGCGCCGGTTGGGCAGGCCGGTCAGCGGGTCCTGCAACGCCTGCTGCGCGATCGCGCCGTGCGCGCGGGTCAGCCGCTCGTGGTCGCGCCGGGTGACCAGGGTGGCGGTGCGGGCCTCCTGCATCTGCCACAGCTCCACCTCCAGCGCGTTGGCGTAGGTCTGGAGGGCGGAGATGGTGTGCTCGCCGTGCGGGCCGGACAGCTTCGCGTACTCGCGGGTCAGGCACAGCATCAGCGTCGGCTCGGAGGTGTCGTGCTCCAGCCGGGTGCGGGCGTCGGCGAGCACCTGGAGGGCCTGCTGCGGCAGTTCCTCCAGCTCCAGGCAGCGGGCCAGGGCGATGGACACGATGATCAGCTCGCGGGCGTACATGGACAGCTCGCGCAGCCGCCACAGCGGGGCGATGTGCTCCGGGCCGGGCTTGGCCAGCGCGTGCGCCGCGCCGATGATGGGCACCTGCTCGGCGGCCGTCCGGTCGCGCCGGCCGGGGTGCAGCGACTCGCGGAACGGGCCCTCGACGGCCTCGGCGATGGCCGACGCCGTGGCGAACTTGGTCGCGGCCTCCTCCAGGTTCGCCACCCGTTCCAGCCGCAGCCCCCAGCCGATCAGCATCCGGGCGCGGTTCATCAGGTGGATGTAGATCAGGTGCGGCCCGGCGCTGTCCCGGATCGCGTTGTGGGCGCGGGCGAGCACCGCGTCGGCCATCTCGTAGACGCCGAGCTGGGTCAGCACCAGGCCCGTGCTCTGCAGCGCGTTGGCCAGCAGCCGGTCCCAGGTGCGCTTGTCCAGCACCGGGTCGGGGGTGAGGCTCTCCTCCAGCATGGCCAGGCCGGACGCGACCTCGGTCAGCGCCTTGTCCTCGAACCCGCCGAACAGGTACCGGCGGCCGCGCAGCGCGTGCGCCTCGGCCTCCAGCACGACCAGGCCGTGCCGCCGGGTGTGCGCGAGCAGCTCGTCCAGCATGGTGTCGGACAGGTCGATCAGGCCGGGCGTGACCAGCCGGACCACGGCCGCCGCGCGCAGCAGCTGGCCGACGATCCGGGGCTCGTTGCGGGCCTGCGCCTGCGCGAGCAGGTCGTCGACCTCCTGGCACGCGTCGAGCTGGTCGGAGAGGTGGCTGCTCTGGGCCACGGCCACGAGCTCACTCGCGCGGCCGACCAGCCACGCGTCGGACATCTCGTGGGGCGCCGGCACCACGTTGTCCTGCTCGTCGACCGCTTCCTCGCGCAGCGACTCACACCCCCATGCGGACGCAGGGCGACCCGGACCGGTGCGGTCCGGCCGAACTCGCTCCGCCACCAGGATTCGAACCTGGACCATCGGAACCAAAATCCGAGGTGCTGCCTTTACACCATGGCGGAACGGGCGGAGGTCTCCCTCTACCGCGCGAGGACATGTTGTCACGACTGGTGCCGGAAGGTCGGCACCACCACTCAACTGGCCGCAATCCGTCGGTAATTCGATCATGACACTTCGTGTTTCCGCAGGTCACGATCCCCCGGTGCGGGAGGCCAGAAAATCGGTCACGGACCGCTCGTACCCGGTCGGGTCGACGTTCCAGGCGGCGGTGTGCTCGGCGGCCGGCGCTTCGACGTAGGTCAACGGCCAGTCCAGCCGGGTCGACGCCTCGGCGAGGTCGCGGGAGCCCTGCACCGGCACCGTGCCGTCGGCCGCGCCGTGCACCAGCAGCGTCGGCGGCCGGTGCGCGGGCGGGTGGTCGACCAGGTCGAAGCGGTCGAACTCCAGGTCGGCCCGCCAGTCCGAGACCAGCTCGGCGACCGGGACCAGCTGGGTCGGCACGCCCCGGTTGCGGGACTGCAGCTCCAGGGTCTTGGTCCAGCTGGTCACCGGGGCGTCCAGGACCGCGCCGACGGCCTTGCCGGCCAGCTCCGAGCGGCCCAGGAACTGGCCGACCGCCGCGCCGCCCATCGACCAGCCGTAGAGCAGGACGTCCCGCGCGCCGCGGTCGAGGGCGTAGCGGACGGCGGCCTCCACGTCGCGCCACTCGGTGTCGCCGAGGTGGAACAGGCCGTCCGGGGAGGCGGGCGCGCCCAGGTCGTTGCGGTAGGTCACGGCGAGCACCGGCAGGCCCGCCCGGTGCAGGGTCGGGGTGATCCGCAGCGACTCGGCGCGGGTGCCGCCCCGGCCGTGCACCGCGACCACCCAGGTCCGGGCGACGCCGGGGACCAGCCAGGCGGGCATGTCGCCCAGCTCGGTGGGCACCGCCACGTCCTCGTAGTCCAGCCCGAGCGCGGCCTTCGGGTCGGAGGTCCACACCGACGTCTCCAGCCGGACCTTCGTGCCCGCGGGCGGGGCGGTGCCGGTCAGCTCGCGGGTCACCGCGCCGGCCGCCCGGTCGGTCACCCGGCCGACCCGGGCCTCGCCGCCCGGCCACACCAGTCCCCAGGTGCCGGGTTGCACTGTGATTCGGGACTCCGCCAGCGTGACCGTGTTGTCACCCGATCCGACGATCGTGTCCGGGTGGCCGGGACGGGCCTGGTCGGGCTCCAGCAGCTGGCCGCTGTAGTACCAGCCGACCCCTAAGACACCCGCGCTGAGCAGCGCGGACACCACCGCCACGGAGATCAGTGCGATCCGCAACCGGCGTCCGTGGCGAACGTTCGGAGACCCCATTGTCGAATGATGCCCCGCCGGTGATCGACACGCCCGAAATCCTGAGAACACGCGGTGGATTCGGCGCGGACTATGGCGGGACGGGGTTGTCCTAACTTACGCTGCCGTAAGTTACGGTCCCGTAGGTAGTCCCCGGATAACCAAGAGGTACTTGTATGACCAGCACCCTGGAGAGCAGGTCCACGCCGCCCGGTCCTGAGGACAAGGGACCCAAGCCGATGATCGACGGTCGTCGCGGCCACGTGGAGCAGCTCGGTGTCTACGTGTTCGTCGTCGTGCCGTTCCTGGCGCTGATCGCGGCGGTCCCGTTCGCCTGGGGTTGGGGGTTGGGCTGGGTCGACGTGGCGCTGTTCGTCGCGTTCTACTACCTGGCCGGCCTGGGTGTCACGATCGGCTACCACCGCTACTTCACGCACGGCTCGTTCAAGGCGAACCGGGCGCTCAAGATCGGCCTGGCCATCGCGGGCAGCATGGCGCTGCAGGGCCCGGTCATCGTCTGGGTCGCCGACCACCGGCGGCACCACGCGTTCTCCGACCGCGAGGGCGACCCGCACTCGCCGTGGCTGTTCGGCAGCGGCCCGGTCGCGCTGGCCAAGGGCTTCTGGCACGCCCACATGGGCTGGCTGTTCGAGCGCGACAAGACCAACGCCAAGCGCTTCGCGCCGGACCTGCTGGCCGACAAGGACCTGGTCTGGGTCGACAAGTACTTCGTGCTGTGGACCACGATCAGCCTGGTCGCGCCCGGCGTCCTGGGCGGCCTGATCACGATGTCGTGGGCCGGCGCGCTGTCCGCGTTCTTCTGGGCGGGCCTGGTCCGGGTGGCGTTCCTGCACCACGTGACCTGGTCGGTCAACTCGATCTGCCACATGGTCGGCGACCGCCCGTTCGCCGCGCGGGACCGCTCCGCGAACGTCTGGGCGCTGGCGATCCTGTCGTTCGGCGAGTCGTGGCACAACCTGCACCACGCCGACCCGACCTGCGCGCGGCACGGCGTCAAGCGCGGCCAGATCGACACCTCGGCGCGGATGATCTGGCTGTTCGAGAAGTTCGGCTGGGCGACCGACGTGCGCTGGCCCAACCAGCAGCGGCTCGCCCGGATCAGCGCGAAGAAGTGATCCCACACCCGCCCCTCGCCGGTGCG is a window of Saccharothrix espanaensis DSM 44229 DNA encoding:
- a CDS encoding alpha/beta hydrolase family protein; translation: MRIALISVAVVSALLSAGVLGVGWYYSGQLLEPDQARPGHPDTIVGSGDNTVTLAESRITVQPGTWGLVWPGGEARVGRVTDRAAGAVTRELTGTAPPAGTKVRLETSVWTSDPKAALGLDYEDVAVPTELGDMPAWLVPGVARTWVVAVHGRGGTRAESLRITPTLHRAGLPVLAVTYRNDLGAPASPDGLFHLGDTEWRDVEAAVRYALDRGARDVLLYGWSMGGAAVGQFLGRSELAGKAVGAVLDAPVTSWTKTLELQSRNRGVPTQLVPVAELVSDWRADLEFDRFDLVDHPPAHRPPTLLVHGAADGTVPVQGSRDLAEASTRLDWPLTYVEAPAAEHTAAWNVDPTGYERSVTDFLASRTGGS
- the glmU gene encoding bifunctional UDP-N-acetylglucosamine diphosphorylase/glucosamine-1-phosphate N-acetyltransferase GlmU, producing MLEGVPTPVSTIVLAAGEGTRMRSATPKVLHRIAGRSLVEHAVRAAAGTDPDHLAVVVGHGRDAVGRHLDGLSTALDRKVTIAVQDEQKGTGHAVGCGLAELPADLGGTVVVTYGDAPLLDAATLRDLLVRHAAAGNAVSVLTAVVPDPTGYGRIVRSATGEVEKIVEQKDASPDERAITEINSGVYAFDAAVLRDALARISTDNAQGELYLTDVLAIARADGLRVGAVVTPDPWLVEGVNDRVQLARLGAELNRRIVERWMREGVTVVDPATTWLDADVRLGRDVLVEPGVQLRDGTVVGEGAVVGPDTTLSACSIGAGASVVRTHGTGAEIGAGASVGPFAYLRPGTRLGANGKIGTFVEVKNSDIGSGSKVPHLSYIGDATIGENSNIGAASVTVNYDGVHKHRTVIGSHAKTGSDNMFVAPVTVGDGAYTGAGTVVRRDVPPGALAVSGGPQRNLEGWVVQRRPGTPAAEAAQRALASQNADTTEEGR
- a CDS encoding acyl-CoA desaturase, which produces MTSTLESRSTPPGPEDKGPKPMIDGRRGHVEQLGVYVFVVVPFLALIAAVPFAWGWGLGWVDVALFVAFYYLAGLGVTIGYHRYFTHGSFKANRALKIGLAIAGSMALQGPVIVWVADHRRHHAFSDREGDPHSPWLFGSGPVALAKGFWHAHMGWLFERDKTNAKRFAPDLLADKDLVWVDKYFVLWTTISLVAPGVLGGLITMSWAGALSAFFWAGLVRVAFLHHVTWSVNSICHMVGDRPFAARDRSANVWALAILSFGESWHNLHHADPTCARHGVKRGQIDTSARMIWLFEKFGWATDVRWPNQQRLARISAKK
- a CDS encoding GGDEF domain-containing protein, with amino-acid sequence MSDAWLVGRASELVAVAQSSHLSDQLDACQEVDDLLAQAQARNEPRIVGQLLRAAAVVRLVTPGLIDLSDTMLDELLAHTRRHGLVVLEAEAHALRGRRYLFGGFEDKALTEVASGLAMLEESLTPDPVLDKRTWDRLLANALQSTGLVLTQLGVYEMADAVLARAHNAIRDSAGPHLIYIHLMNRARMLIGWGLRLERVANLEEAATKFATASAIAEAVEGPFRESLHPGRRDRTAAEQVPIIGAAHALAKPGPEHIAPLWRLRELSMYARELIIVSIALARCLELEELPQQALQVLADARTRLEHDTSEPTLMLCLTREYAKLSGPHGEHTISALQTYANALEVELWQMQEARTATLVTRRDHERLTRAHGAIAQQALQDPLTGLPNRRALDDRLAALIGAQTHPMAIALVDLDGFKVVNDKHSHAEGDDVLRVIASTLRQALRGDDLVARYGGDEFVVLLPGAPLHAAEAALGRAVDAVADLPIDLSRGVTLSVGVISVRPRESANRALARADSAMYVAKRRGGCRVAAVEGEPSSDA